A DNA window from Micromonospora sp. NBC_01739 contains the following coding sequences:
- a CDS encoding GGDEF domain-containing response regulator: MEAAGDRKDVILVVDDDEDIARFVEFNLRLHGFEVMLASDGQEALELIARQRPDLAVVDLMMPRIDGLELTRRLRADPMTAVLPVIMLTAKGMTQDKVNGLSAGADDYLVKPFDTLELLARVTSTLRRNKEFREVSPLTGLPGNSRIRREIADRVRIGTDYAVGYIDIDRFKSVNDRYGFVRGDDFISALARTLHQAVVSVAPPPAFLGHVGGDDFVFVCTPDQVRPLTSRVSAQFEKAADALYDPTDRERGYVELKDRRGNIRKAALVTLSIGVCISDSDKRLTSPLEAMTIASEMKTVAKSQPGSYVAVDRRRGVGDPGNRHVK, encoded by the coding sequence GTGGAGGCCGCCGGCGATCGCAAGGACGTGATCCTCGTCGTCGACGACGACGAGGACATCGCCCGTTTCGTCGAGTTCAACCTGCGGTTGCACGGTTTCGAGGTCATGCTGGCCAGCGACGGTCAGGAGGCGTTGGAGCTGATCGCCCGTCAGCGTCCCGATCTGGCCGTGGTCGACCTGATGATGCCCCGCATCGACGGCCTGGAACTGACCCGGCGGCTGCGGGCCGACCCGATGACGGCCGTCCTGCCGGTGATCATGCTGACCGCCAAGGGGATGACCCAGGACAAGGTCAACGGGCTGAGCGCGGGCGCGGACGACTATCTGGTCAAGCCCTTCGACACCCTGGAACTGCTGGCCCGGGTCACCTCGACGTTGCGCCGCAACAAGGAGTTCCGTGAGGTCTCCCCGCTCACCGGGCTGCCGGGTAACAGCCGCATCCGGCGGGAGATCGCCGATCGGGTCCGCATCGGCACGGACTACGCGGTCGGCTACATCGACATCGACCGGTTCAAGAGCGTCAACGACCGGTACGGGTTCGTCCGGGGCGACGACTTCATCTCCGCCCTGGCCCGCACCCTGCATCAGGCGGTGGTCTCGGTGGCCCCGCCGCCGGCCTTCCTGGGGCATGTCGGTGGGGACGATTTCGTCTTCGTCTGCACCCCGGATCAGGTCCGGCCGCTGACCTCCCGGGTTTCCGCACAATTCGAGAAGGCGGCGGACGCCCTCTACGACCCCACGGACCGCGAACGGGGGTACGTGGAGCTGAAGGACCGGCGGGGAAACATCCGAAAAGCGGCCTTGGTGACCCTGTCCATCGGGGTCTGCATATCCGACTCCGACAAGCGTCTGACCAGCCCACTTGAGGCCATGACGATCGCTTCGGAAATGAAAACCGTGGCCAAGAGCCAACCCGGTTCGTACGTGGCGGTGGACCGTCGACGCGGCGTCGGTGACCCGGGTAACCGTCATGTGAAGTAG